The following are encoded in a window of Podospora pseudoanserina strain CBS 124.78 chromosome 6, whole genome shotgun sequence genomic DNA:
- the MCH1 gene encoding putative monocarboxylate transporter mch1 (EggNog:ENOG503PFI3; COG:S), with the protein MSSTTTPLLHRIPSTSTLGPASSDTTSLRSLPSSRYRRRPRPTATRRALLLSFLSSLLSSLSAGSITIFSLYAPTFQSTLHYSQYRINGLASAASIAMYMPVSLLGYYCDRVGPAPLSLLSAVFFGLGYAGAALFFYWGQQGDPEGVYWGLVGSFVGIGVGTCSMYLSAVATCAKNFGRGRHRGLALAVPIAAFGLSGMWLSQVGDRLFSLDTPGDLGGKKVDVVRFFGFLAILLVIVGVVGAVGLRIVDEQELIEEAVEELERSGILDGSRMLGNGVTREGYGGVDVDEEREEEDMIGAGILDPRKDQEEDKKIKTWVLNAETRRFLTDHTMWLFAFGFFFMIGPGEAFINNMGTVIKTLYDPELRVGGGAGEHETSAATHVSIVGITSTIVRLLTGTLTDLLAPSPQAGHVQIASSTELERKRFSVSRVVFLLFFAVMLSLGLAGLAAGWVQDHGERFWVISGLVGAGYGAVFSLTPIIITVIWGVENFATNWGIVAMFPALGATMWGLVYSAVYQEGRGGSRLLGKRMGGIICVMGLSAMRARSGPWRGVSGLRVGWCCGRGRGGVGGRRGGWWFDIWGEEMDG; encoded by the coding sequence atgtcctcaaccaccacccccctcctccaccgcatcccctccacctccaccctcggccCCGCCAGCTcagacaccacctccctccgctccctcccGTCCTCCCGCTACCGCCGCCGTCCCAGACCAACCGCCACCCGccgcgccctcctcctctccttcctttcctccctcctctcctccctctcagccGGCTCGATCACGATCTTCTCCCTCTACGCCCCCACCTTCCAATCGACCCTCCACTACTCCCAATACCGCATCAACGGCctcgcctcggccgcctccATCGCAATGTACATGCCGGTCTCCCTCCTGGGCTACTACTGCGACCGCGTCGgccccgcccccctctccctcctctccgcagTCTTCTTCGGCCTCGGTTACGCAGGCGCGGCGCTGTTCTTTTACTGGGGACAACAGGGGGATCCGGAGGGGGTGTACTGGGGCTTGGTGGGGAGTTTTGTCGGGATAGGGGTTGGCACGTGTAGCATGTACCTAAGTGCTGTGGCGACGTGCGCAAAGaattttgggagggggaggcacagggggttggcgttggcggtGCCGATTGCGGCTTTTGGGTTGAGTGGTATGTGGTTGAGTCAGGTGGGGGACaggcttttttctttggacACTCCCGGGGATTTGGGAGGGAAaaaggttgatgttgtcagGTTCTTTGGGTTTTTGGCTATATTGTTGGTGAtcgtgggggtggttggggcggtggggttgaggaTAGTGGATGAGCAGGAGTTGatcgaggaggcggtggaagagCTAGAGAGGAGTGGGATCTTGGATGGGAGTCGGATGTTGGGGAATGGGGTTACGAGGGAGGGGTACGGGGgtgtggatgttgatgaggagcgagaagaggaggacatgATTGGGGCCGGGATTTTGGATCCAAGAAAAGATCAGGAAGAGGATAAAAAGATCAAGACTTGGGTGTTGAATGcggagacgaggaggtttttgACGGACCATACCATGTGGTTGTTTGcgtttggcttcttcttcatgatTGGACCGGGGGAGGCGTTTATCAATAATATGGGGACCGTGATCAAGACGTTGTATGATCCGGAAttgagggttggtggtggtgctggggagcATGAGACGTCTGCGGCGACCCATGTGAGCATTGTTGGGATCACGAGCACGATTGTCAGGCTGCTGACGGGGACGTTGACGGATTTGCTCGCGCCGAGTCCGCAGGCGGGACATGTCCAGATTGCCTCCAGCACTGAACTTGAGAGAAAAAGATTCTCGGtttcgagggtggtgtttttgctgttttttgCCGTGATGCTTTCTCTGGGgctggcggggttggcggcggGGTGGGTGCAAGACCACGGGGAGAGGTTCTGGGTGATTTCGGGGCTAGTCGGGGCCGGGTACGGCGCCGTGTTTAGCCTGacgcccatcatcatcacggTGATCTGGGGGGTGGAGAACTTTGCGACGAACTGGGGGATTGTGGCCATGTTTCCGGCGCTGGGGGCGACGatgtgggggttggtgtaTTCGGCTGTTTACCAGGAGGGGCGAGGAGGCAGTCGGttgttggggaagaggatgggggggataaTCTGTGTTATGGGGTTGAGTGCTATGCGAGCGCGTTCTGGGCCATGGCGGGGAGTGTCTGGGTTGCGtgtgggttggtgttgtgggcgtggaaggggaggggtgggtggtcgcagaggggggtggtggtttgatatttggggggaggagatggatgggtaA
- the PPM2 gene encoding tRNA methyltransferase ppm2 (COG:B; COG:O; COG:T; EggNog:ENOG503NTVT): MGKPKKLKSDTKSPAAKAQDDQVMGTNSSSIVSKRSVEKIYYASEPPFFRYFVSKYQRRAPLINRGYWLRLRVIDVLVRDFLKRPLREGKKRKVVVNLGAGSDVLPWQCWSRYGGDCGGVKFVDVDFFELMERKKGVVMGEGALRGYLRGGRVPEGERVVVDGKEVLRKGPVVLDSEGYAMVGVDLRDLKRLEEAMGEVLGGGHWREECEFVFVAEVSITYMEREGADGVIEWAGRMGDAEFVLLEQILPDGTGHPFARTMLGHFDKLNTQLKSVERYPTVSEQRKRFEERGWVEVKVWTLWEAWGDETFLSGEERVRLDDVEEFDEWEEFALFGSHYCVVRARTVGERGAKPVVHSGVEIPVGAVETQVDETTGTRGQRRFAAAMEVSQKGKQSEIVNVLGLGTRNRLQSCDVFTQGEASGLAFGEGGPSSRMCHSLVDIGDSVLLVGGRGPPSRPLKDCWLYEKKSNAWRRTYDLPVPLYRPAVVALGTSGMALLMNGRGKSSTSDGCLLYRHEKGWVECDARGDPFAARYGGVIGVKSSNAGASFSGIYAGGLVDALFTKEVMSWELDISDIRKPFITFTRLQPRTDSNPDASSWLVARFGATCVQHGSEFIILGGVARGHLLGHNDEIVTFSVTGTEYKITRRLISNASPRALYTGHSAVVAADGRIVITGGGATCFSMGTFWNKGVYSLRLPGSGTTGALPHWTHDKTVDIIPGERSLPIRTKLQNGTSSIAIKTIERVQLKTADDFAKVVRAGRPVVLEGLDLGSCVASWNLKYLAEKVGSDRKVVIHEAATQVMDFNAKNFRYVTTGFGDLAQKIEQGGRLYLRALSQEKPTEKPSVLEEDFPTLGGDFVLPEQLALVRENLFSSVLRLSGPVNMWLHYDVMANVYCQIGGSKRLILFPPSDVEHLSFAPGASSSSIDVFSSLESPELTQTHPHEAVLGPGQVLFLPPLWLHTATPTSDKSIAVNVFFRDLDSNSYAAGKDVYGNRDLAAYEKGRQDIGRIANSFQKLPAEAREFYLLRLADELRRKARG; the protein is encoded by the exons ATGGGCAAACCAAAAAAACTCAAATCCGACACCAAATCCCCCGCAGCCAAAGCCCAAGATGATCAAGTCATGGGA ACAAACTCCTCTTCCATCGTATCCAAACGCTCCGTGGAAAAGATCTACTACGCCAGTGAACCGCCCTTCTTCCGGTACTTTGTCTCCAAGTATCAGCGGCGCGCTCCGTTGATTAACAGGGGGTATTGGTTACGACTACGAGTGATCGATGTCCTGGTGAGGGACTTCTTAAAGAGACcgctgagggaggggaagaagagaaaggtgGTTGTTAATTTGGGGGCGGGGAGTGATGTCCTGCCTTGGCAGTGTTGGAGTCGATATGGGGGTGATTGTGGGGGGGTCAAGTTTGTGGATGTTGATTTTTTTGAGTTGATGGAACGGAAGAAGGGGGTcgtgatgggggagggggccttGAGGGGTtatttgaggggggggagggtgcctgagggggagagggtggtggtggatgggaaggaggtgcTGAGAAAGGGaccggtggtgttggataGTGAGGGGTATGCGATGGTGGGGGTTGATCTACGGGATTTGAAAAGGTTGGAAGAGGCTATGGGGGAGGTGCTTGGGGGGGGGCactggagggaggagtgtgagtttgtttttgttgccGAGGTTAGTATTACTTAtatggagagggagggggcggatgGGGTCATAGAGTGGGCGGGCAGGATGGGGGATGCGGAGTTTGTATTGCTGGAGCAGATTCTACCGGATGGGACGGGGCACCCTTTTGCGAGGACGATGTTGGGGCATTTTGACAAGTTGAATACGCAGTTGAAGTCGGTGGAGCGTTATCCTACGGTTTCGGAGCAACGCAAAAGgtttgaggagaggggatgggtggaggtgaaggtCTGGACTTTGTGGGAGGCTTGGGGGGACGAGACGTTTTTGTccggggaggagagggtgaggttggatgatgtggaggagtttgatgagtgggaggagtttgCGCTTTTCGGAAGTCATTACTGTGTTGTGAGAGCGAggacggtgggggagaggggagctAAGCCGGTCGTGCATTCTGGTGTTGAGATTCCGGTGGGAGCGGTAGAGACGCAGGTTGATGAGACGACGGGCACTCGAGGACAAAGGAGGTTTGCTGCCGCGATGGAAGTTTCTCAAAAGGGGAAGCAATCGGAGATTGTGAACGTTCTGGGACTGGGGACCAGGAACAGACTGCAATCCTGCGACGTTTTCACTCAGGGCGAGGCAAGCGGACTCGcatttggagagggagggccTTCAAGCAGGATGTGCCACTCCCTGGTGGATATCGGAGACTCTGTTTTGCTTGTTGGAGGCCGCGGCCCACCATCAAGGCCCCTCAAAGACTGCTGGCTGTACGAGAAGAAGTCGAATGCCTGGAGGCGGACATACGATCTCCCCGTACCGCTCTATCGGCCAGCCGTTGTCGCTCTCGGAACCTCAGGAATGGCTTTGCTCATGAATGGTAGAGGAAAAAGCTCGACATCTGATGGGTGTTTGCTGTATCGGCACGAAAAGGGGTGGGTTGAGTGTGATGCAAGAGGCGACCCCTTCGCGGCAAGATATGGAGGTGTCATCGGTGTCAAGAGCAGCAATGCGGGTGCCAGTTTCAGCGGTATCTACGCCGGTGGCCTGGTGGATGCACTCTTCACAAAAGAGGTGATGTCTTGGGAGCTAGATATCTCAGACATCAGGAAGCCTTTCATCACATTCACCCGTTTACAACCTCGGACGGATTCCAACCCGGATGCTTCCAGCTGGCTGGTAGCAAGGTTCGGAGCAACCTGCGTTCAACACGGCAGCGAGTTTATCATTTTGGGCGGAGTGGCTCGAGGCCATCTCTTGGGCCACAACGACGAGATCGTAACTTTCTCAGTGACAGGCACAGAGTACAAGATTACTCGCCGCTTGATATCCAACGCGTCGCCTCGTGCCCTCTACACTGGACACTCAGCCGTGGTAGCAGCTGACGGCAGAATAGTGATTACCGGGGGCGGTGCTACGTGCTTCTCCATGGGCACCTTCTGGAATAAGGGCGTGTATTCTCTGCGCTTACCAGGCTCTGGCACAACTGGGGCTCTCCCTCACTGGACTCACGACAAGACCGTCGACATCATCCCAGGAGAGCGGAGTCTTCCCATCCGAACCAAGCTCCAAAACGGAACCTCAAGCATAGCCATCAAGACCATCGAGCGTGTTCAACTCAAGACAGCAGATGACTTCGCCAAGGTTGTCCGGGCAGGCCGTCCGGTGGTGCTGGAAGGCTTGGATCTGGGCAGCTGTGTCGCCTCTTGGAACCTGAAGTACTTGGCGGAAAAGGTTGGCAGCGACCGCAAG GTTGTCATCCACGAAGCCGCCACTCAAGTAATGGATTTCAATGCCAAGAACTTCCGATACGTAACAACTGGATTCGGAGACTTGGCACAAAAGATTGAGCAAGGCGGCAGGCTGTATCTGCGGGCACTTTCACAGGAGAAGCCCACAGAGAAGCCGTCGGTGCTTGAGGAGGACTTTCCGACTTTGGGCGGTGACTTTGTGTTGCCGGAGCAGCTGGCTTTGGTGCGGGAGAATTTGTTTAGCTCGGTGTTGAGGCTGTCTGGGCCAGTGAATATGTGGCTACATTACGAT GTTATGGCAAATGTATACTGCCAAATAGGGGGTTCCAAAAGACTCATTCTCTTCCCACCCTCAGACGTTGAGCACTTGTCGTTTGCACCCGGTGCTTCCAGCTCTAGCATCGACGTATTTTCGTCTCTTGAGTCGCCGGAGTTAACACAGACACACCCTCACGAGGCTGTACTGGGCCCTGGCCAGGTCCTCTTCCTGCCCCCGCTGTGGTTGCACACAGCTACACCAACCTCGGACAAGAGCATCGCGGTCAATGTGTTTTTCAGAGATCTTGACAGCAACTCATATGCTGCCGGTAAAGATGTGTATGGGAACCGTGATCTGGCGGCATATGAAAAGGGCAGGCAAGACATTGGTCGCATCGCGAATAGCTTTCAAAAGCTGCCGGCCGAGGCGAGAGAGTTTTATCTCTTGAGGTTGGCTGATGAGCTGAGGCGGAAGGCAAGGGGTTGA
- the MIR1 gene encoding mitochondrial phosphate carrier protein (COG:C; EggNog:ENOG503NTWE) encodes MATKTETKPQLSGVALYSRFALAGAICCSVTHGALTPVDVVKTRIQLDPATYNRGMIGGFKQVIKNEGAGALLTGVGPTFAGYFLQGSLKFGGYELFKQQAINYLGYENASKYRTGVYLASSAMAEFFADIALCPLEATRIRLVSQPTYASGLIGGFGKMLKNEGVGAFYAGFGPILFKQIPYTMAKFVVYEKVAEAVYQVFPKKDMADSMQTVVNLGSGLVAGFAAAIVSQPADTMLSKINKTPGAPGEGTTTRLIKIAKELGLKGSYTGIGARLFMVGTLTAFQFAIYGDIKKALGATGGVEIGK; translated from the exons ATGGCCACCAAGACCGAGACCAAGCCCCAACTGAGCGGCGTTGCCCTCTACTCCAGATTCGCCCTTGCCGGCGCCATCTGCTGCTCCGTCACCCACGGTGCCCTCACCCCCGTCGATGT CGTCAAGACTCGCATCCAGCTCGACCCCGCTACCTACAACAGGGGCATGATCGGTGGCTTCAAGCAGGTCATCAAGAATGAGGGTGCTGGTGCCCTCCTCACTGGTGTCGGCCCTACCTTCGCCGGTTACTTCCTCCAGGGCTCCCTCAAGTTCGGTGGTTACGAGCTGTTCAAGCAGCAGGCCATCAACTATCTAGGCTACGAGAACGCCTCCAAGTACCGCACCGGTGTCTACCTCGCCTCttccgccatggccgagtTCTTCGCCGATATTGCCCTCTGCCCTCTTGAGGCCACCCGTATCCGTCTCGTCTCCCAGCCCACCTATGCCTCCGGCCTCATCGGCGGCTTCGGCAAGATGCTCAAGaacgagggtgttggtgccTTCTACGCCGGTTTCGGTCCCATTCTGTTCAAGca GATCCCCTACACCATGGCCAAGTTCGTTGTCTACGAGAAGGTCGCCGAGGCTGTCTACCAGGTCTTCCCCAAGAAGGACATGGCCGACAGCATGCAGACTGTTGTCAACCTCGGCTCCGGTCTCGTTGCCGGTTTCGCCGCTGCCATCGTCTCTCAGCCCGCCGACACCATGTTGagcaagatcaacaagacCCCCGGCGCCCCCGGCGagggcaccaccacccgcctcaTCAAGATCGCCAAGGAGCTCGGCCTCAAGGGCTCCTACACCGGCATCGGCGCCCGTCTCTTCATGGTCGGCACCCTTACCGCTTTCCAGTTCGCCATCTACGgtgacatcaagaaggctcttg GTGCCACTGGCGGTGTCGAGATCGGCAAATAA
- the SPB4 gene encoding ATP-dependent rRNA helicase spb4 (EggNog:ENOG503NXVX; COG:A), which yields MAPVQPRAKKTPRTWDSLNQSLPSWILDYLQTSGFEQPTPVQKSTLDLFRGNKDVVVEAVTGSGKTLAYLIPVVEKLLRGDEAAKRHHVQGIIIAPTRELAQQIYNVCVSLIKFHPQSAEQLQHDRDEKRTITSEPVVYPQLLVGGTTKAAEDLSAFLRLSPNLLIGTPGRLAELLASPYVKAPASTFEVLVMDEADRLLDLGFSQELNRILGYLPKQRRTGLFSASLSDAVERLVTVGLLYPHRITVRVRNLKDGGEIQERKTPMSLQMSYLITPASQKIPALCQILEKLNPRPARSIVFFSTCFAVKYFAKVLHSVLPEGFSVVSLHGKLEPQVREKNFERFVNSTSPSILLTTDIAARGLDIPQVDLVVQHDPPTDTKVFIHRCGRAGRAGRRGLAVVLLQPGREEGYLQLLEVRQTPCTPLERPEIVLSEEKAKEISTKVRKQAITDREVYQLAQRAFVSWARSYIEHQASSIFRISDLDWVDLAHGYGLVELPKMPEIKGKNIDRSLGLGIDVEAIPFKDKLREEKRLEELEKWKKEKAARVASQQENGERAGQKRKTNEAWSEKQDAEELKVARREKKRKRKEAERASKMTEREREEHMKLEDMIELVRKQNEEKARQEAEERRKERVLGGDGKTFGAFGKGGGSGGGVMTKKKMVVGEEDSDEEEFGGFDD from the exons ATGGCGCCAGTTCAACCACGGGCCAAAAAGACCCCCAGGACTTGGGATTCGCTGAACCAGAGTCTCCCTTCATGGATCCTCGACTATCTTCAGACGTCTGGCTTCGAGCAGCCGACGCCAGTGCAGAAGTCAACACTCGATCTTTTCAGGGGGAACAAGGATGTCGTCGTGGAAGCTGTCACCGGTAGTGGCAAGACGCTGGCTTATTTGATTCCAGTGGTCGAG AAACTCTTGCGTGGAGACGAAGCAGCCAAGAGGCACCATGTCCAAGGCATCATCATTGCGCCCACCCGCGAGCTGGCGCAACAGATCTACAACGTTTGCGTCAGCCTCATCAAGTTCCACCCTCAGTCGGCCGAGCAGCTGCAACATGACCGAGACGAGAAGCGAACCATCACATCCGAACCGGTCGTCTACCCCCAGCTTCTGGTGGGAGGAACGACAAAAGCGGCCGAAGACCTGAGCGCATTCCTGAGGTTATCACCAaacctcctcatcggcaCACCCGGCCGACTCGCCGAGctcctcgcctccccttATGTCAAGgcccccgcctccaccttTGAAGTCCTCGTCATGGACGAAGCCGACCGCTTGCTGGACCTTGGTTTCTCCCAAGAACTCAACCGCATCCTCGGCTACCTCCCCAAGCAGCGCCGCACAGGCTTGTTCAGCGCCTCCCTCAGCGACGCCGTAGAGCGCCTCGTCACAGTCGGCTTACTATATCCCCACCGCATCACCGTCCGAGTACGAAACCTCAAAGACGGCGGCGAAATCCAAGAGCGCAAGACCCCAATGTCCCTCCAAATGTCGtacctcatcacccccgccaGTCAAAAAATCCCAGCGCTCTGCCAGATCCTCGAAAAACTCAACCCCCGCCCGGCCCGATCCATCGTCTTTTTCTCTACCTGCTTCGCGGTAAAATACTTTGCCAAGGTCCTCCACAGCGTTCTCCCAGAAGGCTTCAGCGTTGTCTCACTCCACGGCAAACTCGAGCCCCAAGTCCGCGAAAAGAACTTTGAGCGCTTCGTCAACtcgacctccccatccatcctctTGACCACCGACATCGCCGCCCGCGGTCTGGACATTCCACAAGTCGACTTGGTAGTCCAGCATGACCCACCGACAGACACAAAGGTGTTCATCCACCGCTGCGGTCGTGCCGGTCGCGCCGGACGTCGCggtttggcggtggtgttgctcCAACCAGGTCGTGAGGAAGGTTATCTCCAACTGCTGGAAGTGAGACAAACACCATGCACACCGTTGGAAAGACCCGAAATTGTTCTTTCTGAAGAGAAAGCCAAGGAGATCTCGACAAAAGTAAGGAAACAAGCCATCACGGATAGGGAAGTGTACCAGCTCGCTCAGAGGGCGTTTGTTTCGTGGGCGCGAAGCTACATTGAACACCAAGCCTCTTCCATCTTTCGGATTTCTGACCTGGACTGGGTGGACCTAGCCCACGGCTACGGGCTGGTTGAACTCCCCAAGATGCCGGAGATCAAGGGCAAAAACATTGACCGCTCCCTCGGCCTGGGCATAGACGTGGAAGCCATTCCGTTCAAGGACAAACTCCGCGAAGAGAAGAGATTGGAAGAACTGGAAAAatggaaaaaggaaaaggcggCTAGGGTGGCTAGCCAACAGGAAAATGGGGAGCGGGCGGGGcaaaagaggaagacgaaCGAGGCTTGGAGTGAGAAGCAGGATGCGGAGGAGCTAAAGGTGGcgaggagagaaaagaagaggaagaggaaagaggcggagagggcgagCAAGATGACGGAacgggaaagggaggagcaCATGAAGCTGGAGGATATGATTGAGCTTGTGAGGAAACAGAATGAGGAGAAGGCTAGGCaagaggcggaggagaggaggaaggagagggtgttggggggggaCGGGAAGACGTTTGGGGCTTttgggaagggtggtggtagtggtggtggggtgatgacgaaaaagaagatggtggtgggagaggaggacagtgatgaggaggagtttggcggGTTTGACGATTAA
- the DGK1 gene encoding Diacylglycerol kinase (EggNog:ENOG503NXUY; COG:I; BUSCO:EOG09263OD3) produces the protein MSGRTKQAIPSTPRVISPSPTPSEQDGTGQDGYSGPMTRSAARRRLATPLPVEEDIEEDESPELSRARTRSRSPIDTRKVAQLSPRKTSRMASSALQPIAATAATTTAIATPNGSTGEKAPETNGHLSPPTPSLYYGWSWRDFSRSPSPLGLIPIHRHWRTFVHKHEVPRKALHVSIGFFVVWLYLSGTQTYSVCPYLMGALIPIAAVDVVRHHYQPFNRFYVKVLGALMRESEFSGYNGVIFYLLGAWTALYFFPKDVGVMATLLLSWCDTAASTFGRLYGRYTPRLRRGKSLAGSSAAFLVGVGTAVYFWGWLAPTKGPFPGDENFMFTGTLRLPQLLADAVGLAPAKATISGGLALGVMSLWSGFVAAASEVVDLFGWDDNLTIPVLSGLGIWGFLKVFG, from the coding sequence ATGTCTGGCCGAACAAAGCAAGCCATCCCATCTACCCCGCGCGTCATATCGCCGAGTCCAACGCCGTCAGAGCAGGATGGAACCGGCCAGGATGGATACAGCGGGCCGATGACTCggtcggcggcgaggaggaggctggcgaCGCCACTACCAGTagaggaggatatcgaggaggacgagagcCCAGAACTCTCAAGGGCCCGGACGCGAAGCCGCAGCCCGATCGACACGCGAAAGGTAGCCCAACTAAGCCCAAGGAAAACTTCAAGGATGGCATCCAGCGCTCTCCAGCCGATCGCGGCGACggcagcgacgacgacagccaTCGCAACGCCCAACGGGAGCACGGGCGAAAAAGCACCAGAAACAAACGGGCACCTCTCCCCGCCCACACCATCACTTTATTATGGATGGAGCTGGCGGGACTTTAGCCGAAGTCCCAGCCCACTCGGTCTGATTCCCATCCACAGGCACTGGAGGACGTTTGTGCACAAGCACGAGGTACCCCGGAAGGCCCTGCACGTATCCAtcggcttcttcgtcgtATGGCTCTACCTCTCGGGGACACAAACTTATTCTGTGTGCCCCTACCTCATGGGTGCCTTGATACCCATCGCCGCCGTGGATGTGGTGCGCCATCACTACCAGCCATTCAACCGGTTTTACGTCAAGGTCTTGGGCGCCCTGATGCGCGAGAGTGAGTTTTCCGGTTACAACGGTGTTATCTTCTACCTCTTGGGTGCGTGGACGGCCCTGTACTTTTTCCCCAAGGATGTCGGAGTTATGGccacgctgctgctgagctggTGTGATACGGCCGCAAGCACCTTTGGCAGGCTGTATGGGCGGTACACCCCCCGTCTCCGCCGCGGCAAGTCCCTTGCTGGCTCTTCGGCTGCGTTCCTTGTCGGCGTCGGGACGGCTGTGTACTTTTGGGGGTGGCTCGCCCCGACCAAGGGACCCTTCCCGGGAGATGAGAACTTTATGTTTACGGGAACTCTCCGTCTTCCTCAACTCTTGGCGGATGCTGTGGGCCTGGCCCCGGCGAAGGCGACTATTTCTGGAGGGCTTGCGCTTGGTGTCATGAGTCTGTGGTCTGGGTTTGTGGCTGCGGCTAGCGAGGTGGTTGACCTCTTTGGCTGGGATGATAATCTGACCATCCCGGTTCTCAGCGGTCTCGGAATTTGGGGGTTTCTCAAGGTGTTTGGTTAA
- a CDS encoding hypothetical protein (EggNog:ENOG503P33S; COG:S), producing the protein MSHYSTPYYPTTTSIPIPPTKSAYQSPYSPYYPPAEETGTYSVSPPELTDDGHSLVSTGGGSYSVGPSGSVSSGSDYYYGGGSGVGGDVAAGNVANVDLNEYMAERFSEGAMDSVGGVMDGYTVRQAKASGHLNAKHRELLELQAKAQARLAKTRARFAQGMEDAREVREDLEWTQRKVASLKTKASKKHTKEYTKARARYPSPDY; encoded by the exons ATGTCCCACTATTCAACCCCTTACTACCCCACTAcaacctccatccccatcccgcCCACCAAGTCAGCCTACCAATCCCCCTACTCTCCATACTACCCACCCGCCGAGGAGACAGGGACGTACTCCGTCTCGCCCCCTGAGCTCACAGATGATGGGCACAGTTTGGTGAgcactggtggtggtagctACTCTGTCGGTCCGTCGGGGTCGGTCTCCTCGGGGTCAGACTACTACTATGGTGGTGggtctggggttgggggggatgttgcGGCGGGAAATGTGGCGAATGTGGATTTGAACGAGTACATGGCTGAGAGGTTCAGCGAGGGGGCGATGGATTCGGTCgggggggtgatggatgggtatACTGTGAGGCAGGCAAAGGC TTCTGGCCATTTGAACGCCAAACACAGGGAACTGCTCGAGTTGCAGGCCAAAGCGCAGGCGAGGCTGGCAAAGACGAGGGCGAGGTTCGCGCaggggatggaggatgcgagggaggtgagggaggatttggagtgGACTCAGAGGAAGGTTGC GTCGCTCAAGACAAAAGCGTCAAAGAAGCACACAAAAGAGTACACCAAAGCTCGCGCTCGGTACCCAAGCCCAGATTATtga
- a CDS encoding hypothetical protein (EggNog:ENOG503P6UQ) — MPDPSGTSLDGGDHHTEQNDPQQDDESAEMARLMGFSSFTTTARTRRPRPSSISDEHPPSKRSRSDEGSAHPQVPDGTHPAPSPRGGPTRASCSPIIVTTDTHVDISPSPTGQGSDPFIKGFRGSAITAERVSHDEDCHNAAAAEEGSNSPNQGQRKESGSNPTTRGNFNARGRGNFGERGGRGGARGGRGGGGHNPNWYIDYYDSRSNENPWEPLEKKNGLEPVGTWLERKPYQPKGVPQQQQELQSQEHSDQQQTTQPETTQIGPEPKAPEAVAEAKAEVFLAAAT, encoded by the coding sequence ATGCCCGACCCCAGCGGAACTTCTCTCGACGGTGGCGACCATCACACCGAGCAAAATGACCCCCAACAAGATGACGAAAGTGCCGAAATGGCTAGATTGatgggcttctcctccttcaccaccaccgctcgCACTCGCCGGCCCcgtccctcctccatctctgATGAACACCCACCAAGCAAGAGATCCCGGTCAGATGAAGGATCAGCACACCCCCAAGTGCCCGACGGCACCCACCCCGCACCATCCCCTAGGGGCGGTCCAACCCGAGCTTCCTGCTcgcccatcatcgtcacGACCGATACTCATGTTGACatctcaccatccccaacaggCCAAGGGTCCGATCCTTTCATCAAGGGATTTCGAGGTTCAGCGATAACAGCCGAGAGGGTTAGTCACGATGAAGATTGCCAcaacgcagcagcagcggaggagggcagTAATAGTCCAAACCAGGGACAACGCAAAGAGTCAGGTTCCAACCCTACCACCCGGGGTAATTTTAATgcaagaggcagaggcaaCTTTGGTGagagaggaggccgaggaggggcCAGAGGCGGCAgaggtggcggtggccaCAATCCAAACTGGTACATTGACTACTACGACTCCCGCTCCAACGAGAACCCCTGGGAGCCactcgagaagaagaatgggtTGGAACCTGTGGGTACCTGGCTGGAAAGGAAGCCTTACCAGCCAAAGGGAGttccacagcagcaacaagaactACAAAGCCAAGAGCACTCAGACCAGCAACAAACTACCCAACCGGAGACAACACAGATTGGTCCCGAACCAAAAGCGCCAGAGGCAGTGGCGGAAGCCAAAGCTGAGGTGTTCCTCGCTGCTGCCACCTGA